In Arcobacter ellisii, a genomic segment contains:
- a CDS encoding AraC family transcriptional regulator — MESLIKQFQLNILELIKQKYTYTINGEIQTEIPSLDFYFSKELTEFNTVIYEPSLCIILQGSKAVGFGEELYSYGSKKYLLSSAHIPAKVKILEASFEKPYISFRIKFSMEDIYDVIKNINPKKLAFNSKSEKALFFDDISEKLYEPINRLINLLNREKEEMNYLYPLVIKEILFILINDKSGYFLNKFAMQGTVSNKIVKVISEIKDNFNEKLSVKELADLIDMSEASFYQNFKTITSMSPIQFQKKIRLEEAKLMLLNQNIEASAVAFAVGYESPSQFSREYSRMFGMSPKAHSEFLKTQTI; from the coding sequence ATGGAAAGTCTAATAAAACAGTTTCAGTTAAATATACTTGAACTTATAAAACAAAAATATACTTATACTATTAATGGAGAAATTCAGACAGAAATTCCAAGTTTAGATTTTTATTTTTCAAAAGAATTAACTGAATTTAATACAGTAATTTATGAACCTTCACTTTGTATTATTTTACAAGGGAGTAAAGCTGTTGGTTTTGGAGAAGAACTTTATAGTTATGGATCTAAAAAGTATCTTTTATCTTCTGCACATATTCCAGCAAAAGTAAAAATACTTGAAGCAAGTTTCGAAAAACCATATATTTCTTTTCGTATAAAATTTAGTATGGAAGATATTTATGATGTAATTAAAAATATAAATCCAAAGAAACTTGCATTTAATTCAAAATCTGAAAAAGCACTATTTTTTGATGACATTAGTGAAAAACTTTATGAACCAATAAATAGATTAATTAATTTACTTAATAGAGAAAAAGAAGAGATGAATTATCTTTATCCTTTAGTAATAAAAGAGATTTTATTTATTTTAATAAATGATAAAAGTGGATATTTTCTTAATAAATTTGCAATGCAAGGAACAGTATCAAATAAAATTGTAAAAGTTATTTCTGAAATAAAAGATAACTTCAATGAAAAACTAAGTGTAAAAGAACTTGCAGATTTGATAGATATGAGTGAGGCCTCTTTTTATCAGAATTTTAAAACAATTACTTCAATGTCTCCCATTCAATTTCAAAAAAAGATTAGACTTGAAGAAGCAAAATTGATGCTTCTTAATCAAAATATAGAAGCTTCTGCAGTTGCCTTTGCAGTAGGATATGAATCTCCTTCTCAATTTAGTAGAGAGTATTCAAGAATGTTTGGTATGTCTCCTAAAGCTCATTCAGAGTTTTTAAAAACACAAACAATTTAA
- the glyS gene encoding glycine--tRNA ligase subunit beta, with the protein MNKPLLIEIGVEELPAIPFLNELPNIEKKWSDILEKNRLLCDFDFFYTPRRLVLWHREFQIKQEDSTVEQFGAPVKIAYKDGVPTGAAISFAAKCGVDVSALDKIDLGKGKVLYFKQEVVGTVSKNLLNDMVNEFVHSLNFGKSMRWASRTDSFIRPIRSLSIILGEEIVDAELFGVKSSNFSFAHRMVSYEPFTYSFAGDYFCKLDKNGVILYPDERRKIILEQMKNIEQRHNIKIEIDTELLEEVVAITEYPTALIGKFDEEFLELPEEVIVTSMKENQRYFAVYKDGKLSNNFIVVSNAKTDDFGYIIAGNEKVLRPRLADAMFFYKNDIRNGLSNEGLKKLVFVEGLGSMYDKCEREAKIAAYLADTFEIKEKELIQRAVMLSKADLMSEMVYEFTELQGLMGYYYAKIAKENDLVSLSLKEQYLPTGEDSELPSNIFSSIVALSNKLDNLMALFSVGKIPTGSKDPFGLRRAAAGIVKIAIEHKLSIDLSKIIDELAHNYKNLDKKVLIEFFNERLFKIFEVNPTVLKAVLASGETDIYKISQKICALNPIVQSDNFKDYVATFKRVANIIKDIDTSVKLTIDEDLLENKEEKELYTKFHEAQFKKYITVDEELEALFALKPQLDNFFDNVFVNHEDEKIKTNRKNLIGLVYQGFRKIADIKEITI; encoded by the coding sequence ATGAATAAACCATTATTAATTGAGATTGGTGTTGAAGAATTACCAGCAATTCCATTTTTAAATGAATTACCAAATATTGAAAAAAAATGGAGTGATATATTAGAAAAAAATAGATTATTGTGCGATTTTGACTTTTTTTATACACCAAGAAGATTAGTATTATGGCATAGAGAATTCCAAATAAAACAAGAAGATTCAACAGTTGAACAGTTTGGAGCTCCTGTTAAAATAGCTTATAAAGATGGAGTTCCAACAGGTGCTGCTATTAGTTTTGCAGCTAAATGTGGAGTTGATGTATCTGCATTAGATAAAATTGATTTAGGAAAAGGCAAAGTTTTATATTTCAAACAAGAAGTAGTTGGTACTGTTTCTAAAAATTTATTAAATGATATGGTAAATGAATTTGTTCATTCATTAAATTTTGGAAAATCTATGAGATGGGCAAGTAGAACTGATAGTTTTATTAGACCAATTAGAAGTTTATCTATTATTTTGGGTGAAGAGATAGTTGATGCCGAACTTTTTGGAGTTAAATCATCTAATTTCTCATTTGCTCATAGAATGGTTTCTTATGAACCATTTACTTACTCTTTTGCAGGTGATTACTTCTGTAAACTTGATAAAAATGGCGTTATTTTATATCCAGATGAAAGAAGAAAAATCATTTTAGAACAAATGAAAAATATTGAGCAAAGACACAATATCAAAATTGAAATCGATACAGAATTACTTGAAGAAGTTGTTGCAATTACAGAGTATCCAACAGCTTTAATCGGAAAATTTGATGAGGAGTTTTTAGAGTTACCAGAAGAAGTAATTGTAACTTCTATGAAAGAAAATCAAAGATATTTTGCAGTTTATAAAGATGGAAAATTATCAAATAATTTCATTGTTGTTTCAAATGCAAAAACTGATGATTTTGGATATATTATTGCTGGAAATGAAAAAGTATTAAGACCAAGACTAGCTGATGCTATGTTCTTTTACAAAAATGATATTAGAAATGGTTTATCAAATGAAGGACTTAAAAAACTTGTGTTTGTCGAAGGTTTAGGTTCAATGTATGATAAATGTGAAAGAGAAGCAAAAATTGCAGCATATTTAGCTGATACATTTGAAATAAAAGAAAAAGAGTTAATTCAAAGAGCTGTTATGCTTTCAAAAGCTGATTTAATGTCTGAAATGGTTTATGAATTTACAGAACTTCAAGGACTTATGGGATATTACTATGCAAAAATTGCAAAAGAAAATGATTTGGTTTCTTTATCTTTAAAAGAACAATATTTACCAACTGGTGAAGATTCTGAATTACCTTCAAATATTTTTTCTTCAATAGTTGCTTTATCAAATAAACTAGATAATTTAATGGCTTTATTTAGTGTTGGAAAAATTCCAACAGGTTCAAAAGACCCATTTGGTTTAAGAAGAGCAGCAGCTGGAATTGTAAAAATTGCAATTGAACATAAATTATCAATTGATTTATCAAAAATTATTGATGAATTAGCACACAATTATAAAAATTTAGATAAAAAAGTTTTAATAGAGTTCTTTAATGAAAGATTATTTAAAATCTTTGAAGTAAACCCAACTGTTTTAAAAGCAGTTCTTGCAAGTGGAGAAACAGATATTTATAAAATTTCTCAAAAAATTTGTGCTTTAAATCCTATAGTACAAAGTGACAACTTTAAAGATTATGTTGCAACATTTAAAAGGGTTGCAAATATTATTAAAGATATTGATACATCAGTTAAACTTACAATTGATGAAGATTTATTAGAAAATAAAGAAGAAAAAGAGTTATATACAAAATTCCATGAAGCACAATTTAAAAAATATATTACAGTTGATGAAGAGTTAGAGGCTTTATTTGCTTTAAAACCACAATTAGATAACTTCTTTGATAATGTATTTGTAAATCATGAAGATGAAAAAATCAAAACTAATAGAAAAAATCTAATTGGTTTAGTATATCAAGGATTTAGAAAAATCGCTGATATTAAAGAAATTACAATCTAA
- a CDS encoding PP0621 family protein — MVLKVVIVIIAAFLIYVFLFKKGREKEINKKDEMITDEMVECPTCKTYVSKKEAIVSNGKFYCSKECLLNK, encoded by the coding sequence ATGGTTTTAAAAGTAGTTATAGTAATAATCGCAGCTTTTTTGATATATGTTTTTTTATTTAAAAAAGGCAGAGAAAAAGAGATAAATAAAAAAGATGAAATGATTACAGATGAGATGGTTGAGTGTCCTACTTGCAAAACTTATGTTTCTAAAAAAGAAGCAATTGTAAGTAATGGTAAATTTTATTGCTCAAAAGAGTGTTTATTAAATAAATAG
- the rsmG gene encoding 16S rRNA (guanine(527)-N(7))-methyltransferase RsmG — protein sequence MILKELLESNNLKFDDKFYEDCEVFTKLLQQWGSVHNLSGRLTKEDINENILDSLYPLNFIENHESFADIGTGAGYPGLILAIALRDVKSYLIEPRIKRVSFLNFVKASLKLENLTVLCNRVEEVKDLKVDLITSRAVTNTSLLLDITKNIKKENSSYLFYKGSMLEEELEIAKINNYKIVNRKDRNYLYIKG from the coding sequence TTGATATTAAAAGAGTTACTAGAATCAAATAATTTAAAATTTGATGATAAATTTTATGAAGATTGTGAAGTTTTTACTAAACTTTTACAACAATGGGGAAGTGTTCACAATCTAAGCGGTAGATTAACAAAAGAGGATATAAATGAAAATATTTTAGACTCTTTATATCCTTTAAATTTTATAGAAAATCATGAAAGTTTTGCAGATATAGGAACAGGTGCTGGTTATCCTGGACTTATACTTGCAATTGCTTTAAGAGATGTAAAATCTTATTTGATTGAGCCAAGAATAAAAAGAGTCTCTTTTTTGAATTTTGTAAAAGCTAGTTTAAAACTTGAAAATCTTACGGTTTTATGTAATAGAGTAGAAGAGGTTAAAGATTTAAAAGTTGATTTGATAACTTCAAGAGCAGTTACAAATACTTCTTTACTTTTAGATATTACAAAAAATATAAAAAAAGAAAATAGTTCATACCTTTTTTATAAAGGAAGTATGCTAGAAGAAGAGCTGGAGATTGCAAAAATAAATAATTATAAAATAGTAAATAGAAAAGATAGAAACTATTTATATATAAAAGGTTAA
- the ribA gene encoding GTP cyclohydrolase II: MNIEKSNIAKLPTKHGNFKIKAYKDDYQEHLAIMSEDFEKIEVPYVRIHSECLTGDALGSLKCDCQEQLNLALDFIAKNGGLVIYHKQEGRNIGLFNKVNAYSLQDLGRNTIEANLELGFKEDERDYSIIGYILEDLGVKKLKLITNNPKKIEYVESLGIQIVERIPAIIEANKYNEKYLATKKEQMGHLL, from the coding sequence ATGAATATTGAAAAGTCAAATATTGCTAAATTACCAACAAAACATGGAAATTTTAAAATAAAAGCATATAAAGATGACTATCAAGAACATCTAGCAATTATGAGTGAAGATTTTGAAAAAATTGAAGTTCCTTATGTGAGAATTCACTCAGAATGCCTAACAGGAGATGCTCTTGGAAGCCTAAAATGCGACTGTCAAGAACAGTTAAATTTAGCATTGGATTTTATAGCTAAAAATGGTGGTTTAGTGATTTATCACAAACAAGAAGGAAGAAATATAGGTCTATTCAACAAAGTAAACGCATATTCTCTACAAGATTTAGGAAGAAATACAATAGAAGCTAATTTAGAATTAGGTTTTAAAGAAGATGAAAGAGATTATTCAATCATCGGGTATATTTTAGAAGATTTAGGTGTAAAAAAATTAAAACTTATTACAAATAATCCTAAAAAAATAGAGTATGTTGAGAGTTTAGGAATACAAATAGTTGAAAGAATCCCAGCAATAATTGAAGCAAATAAATATAATGAAAAATATTTAGCTACAAAGAAAGAGCAAATGGGGCATTTACTTTGA
- the hemB gene encoding porphobilinogen synthase yields the protein MFKRFRRLRINETLRNLVQETVLTPDDFIYPLFVREGQNIKTEVASMPGVYQMSIDEILKECEYLVSINLKSIILFGIPDTKDSVGSECLCGESIIARTIKAIKAKFPQMFVVTDLCFCEYTDHGHCGILDPKTGSVDNDKTLEISAQQAVVHARAGADMIAPSGMMDGIITTLRNALDENGFKNLPIMAYSTKFASGYYGPFRDVAESTPSFGDRRTYQMNPANRLEAIEESLEDEKEGADILMVKPALAFLDIVRDIRNQTNLPLCVYNVSGEYAMLKHAGIAGLIDYERVMMETMIAFKRAGANIIISYHAKEVCEILRKN from the coding sequence ATGTTTAAACGATTTAGAAGATTAAGAATAAATGAAACACTAAGAAATTTGGTACAAGAGACAGTTTTAACACCTGATGATTTTATCTATCCATTATTTGTAAGAGAAGGTCAAAATATAAAAACTGAAGTGGCATCAATGCCTGGTGTTTATCAAATGAGTATTGATGAAATTTTAAAAGAGTGTGAATATTTAGTAAGTATAAATTTAAAATCAATTATTTTATTTGGGATTCCTGATACTAAAGATTCCGTTGGAAGTGAATGTCTATGTGGGGAGAGTATAATTGCAAGAACAATTAAAGCAATTAAAGCAAAATTCCCTCAAATGTTTGTCGTAACTGATTTATGTTTTTGTGAATATACAGACCATGGACATTGTGGTATTTTAGACCCAAAAACTGGAAGTGTTGATAATGATAAAACATTAGAAATCTCTGCACAACAAGCAGTAGTTCATGCTCGTGCTGGTGCAGATATGATAGCACCTTCAGGTATGATGGATGGGATTATTACTACTTTAAGAAATGCACTTGATGAAAATGGATTTAAAAATCTTCCAATTATGGCATATTCAACAAAATTTGCAAGTGGATATTATGGACCATTTAGAGATGTAGCTGAATCAACTCCATCATTTGGTGATAGAAGAACATATCAAATGAATCCAGCAAATAGACTTGAAGCAATTGAAGAATCACTTGAAGATGAAAAAGAAGGTGCAGATATACTTATGGTTAAACCAGCACTTGCATTTTTAGATATTGTTAGAGATATTAGAAACCAAACAAATCTTCCTTTATGTGTTTATAACGTAAGTGGTGAATATGCTATGCTTAAACATGCTGGAATTGCAGGATTAATTGATTATGAAAGAGTTATGATGGAAACTATGATTGCATTTAAAAGAGCAGGAGCAAATATAATCATCTCTTACCATGCAAAAGAGGTTTGTGAGATTTTAAGAAAAAACTAA
- a CDS encoding PAS domain-containing sensor histidine kinase, giving the protein MSTTYQEAIENSNIVSKTDINGIITFVNDEFCKISGYSYDELIGQNHNIVRHPDVQASSFEVLWKTILDKKPYKATVKNLTKDKKTVYLNTTITPILDDFGNIIEFIAIRYDVTFEVELKKSLEQKEKELEELNQNLELKVLEQTKQLKELNKTLEKRVQEEISKNDEKQKLLFWQSRMASLGQMLGNIAHQWRQPLTELNLTLFNMKKASLNKDEKKVEELYKESKNLISGMSTTIEDFTNFFNPLKEKKSFEIKDVINEVLTILRKVIEQEEIKIKVDVPINYKILGVSNELAQVLINLIQNSKDAFRQNEIKDKNIFISLKEKKNLDKKSVILEIEDNAGGIKEENLDSIFEPYFTTKHKSQGTGLGLFMSKMIIEKSLEGTLSHRNSKNGSIFTITIFLNEKE; this is encoded by the coding sequence ATGAGCACAACTTATCAAGAAGCAATTGAAAATTCAAATATTGTCTCAAAAACAGATATAAATGGAATTATCACTTTTGTAAATGATGAGTTTTGCAAAATCTCTGGATACTCTTATGATGAACTAATTGGTCAAAACCATAACATCGTAAGACATCCAGATGTACAAGCTTCTAGTTTTGAAGTTTTATGGAAAACTATTTTAGATAAAAAACCCTACAAAGCAACAGTAAAAAATCTTACAAAAGATAAAAAAACTGTCTACTTAAATACTACAATAACCCCTATTTTAGATGATTTTGGAAATATAATAGAATTTATTGCAATAAGATATGATGTAACTTTTGAGGTTGAACTTAAAAAAAGTTTAGAACAAAAAGAGAAAGAACTTGAAGAGTTAAATCAAAATTTAGAACTAAAAGTTCTTGAGCAAACCAAACAGTTAAAAGAGTTAAATAAAACTTTAGAAAAAAGAGTGCAAGAAGAGATTTCTAAAAATGATGAAAAACAAAAACTTCTTTTTTGGCAATCAAGAATGGCAAGTTTAGGACAGATGCTTGGAAATATTGCTCACCAATGGAGACAACCTCTAACTGAATTAAATCTTACTTTATTTAATATGAAAAAAGCCTCTTTAAATAAAGATGAAAAAAAGGTAGAAGAGTTATACAAAGAGAGTAAAAATCTAATTTCTGGTATGTCAACAACCATTGAAGATTTTACAAACTTCTTTAATCCTTTAAAAGAGAAAAAAAGCTTTGAAATAAAAGATGTGATAAATGAAGTTTTAACAATTTTAAGAAAAGTAATAGAACAAGAAGAGATAAAAATCAAAGTAGATGTTCCCATAAACTACAAAATTTTAGGGGTTTCAAATGAGTTAGCTCAAGTTTTAATAAACCTAATACAAAATTCAAAAGATGCTTTTAGACAAAATGAAATAAAAGATAAAAATATTTTTATAAGTTTAAAAGAGAAAAAAAATTTAGATAAAAAATCTGTAATTTTAGAGATTGAAGATAATGCAGGTGGAATAAAAGAAGAAAACTTAGATTCTATCTTTGAGCCCTACTTTACAACAAAACATAAATCACAAGGAACTGGACTTGGATTATTTATGTCAAAAATGATTATAGAAAAGAGTTTAGAAGGGACTTTGAGTCATAGAAACAGTAAAAATGGTTCGATTTTTACAATCACAATTTTTTTAAATGAAAAAGAGTAA
- a CDS encoding response regulator transcription factor, with translation MQDLLKTLKILIVEDEKRLAQLLKEAISDSFFKVIIAKDGIEGLKKYKSFKPDIVITDIMMPQLDGLKMTLKIKEIDSNTPIIVLSAHSDKEKLLKAIDVGINKYFIKPFDPDEVIEHIKKLAPKIEKQKISILKDEFIFDNNNFSLHKNEQLINLTKREKEFIYLLIKNKNSIVKTQTIKTSLWDEEVNDERLRTFIKRLRLKTSKDLIENISGQGYLVSVLNS, from the coding sequence ATGCAAGATTTATTAAAAACTTTAAAAATCCTTATTGTTGAAGATGAAAAAAGGTTAGCCCAACTTTTAAAAGAGGCTATAAGTGATTCGTTTTTTAAAGTAATTATTGCAAAAGACGGAATTGAGGGATTAAAAAAATACAAAAGTTTTAAACCTGATATTGTAATAACAGATATAATGATGCCACAACTTGATGGATTGAAAATGACTTTAAAGATAAAAGAGATTGATTCAAATACACCTATTATAGTTTTAAGTGCACACTCTGATAAAGAAAAACTTTTAAAAGCTATTGATGTTGGAATAAATAAATATTTTATCAAACCTTTTGACCCAGATGAAGTAATAGAACATATAAAAAAATTAGCTCCAAAAATAGAAAAACAGAAAATTTCTATTTTAAAAGATGAGTTTATTTTTGATAATAACAACTTCTCCTTACATAAAAATGAACAACTTATAAATCTTACAAAAAGAGAAAAAGAGTTTATATATCTTCTTATCAAAAACAAAAACTCAATAGTTAAAACCCAAACTATTAAAACCTCTCTTTGGGATGAAGAGGTAAATGATGAGAGATTAAGAACATTTATTAAACGATTACGTCTAAAAACTTCTAAAGATTTGATAGAAAATATTTCAGGACAAGGTTATTTAGTTTCTGTATTGAATAGTTAG
- a CDS encoding anaerobic ribonucleoside-triphosphate reductase activating protein, with amino-acid sequence MNTNKELNLLNQKLIYDFTKFTTTDYVGHLSCIIWFIKCNFRCLYCYNDNIVYTKEGNYSFLEILEFLKSRVGLLDAVVLSGGEASLHDLEIFCKKIKELGFKIKLDTNGTNLNLVKNLINKSLVDFIAIDFKAPKYKFSQITATNFYDKVIETIKYLIKIDFDFELRTTINTNLLDENDINSMIETISCLDYKGIYYLQNFIETSSNIGNIKQSKVINKSLIKNKTLTIQYRN; translated from the coding sequence GTGAACACAAACAAAGAGTTAAATTTACTGAATCAAAAACTAATTTATGATTTCACAAAATTTACAACAACAGATTATGTAGGGCATTTGTCTTGCATAATTTGGTTTATTAAGTGTAATTTTAGATGTTTGTATTGTTATAATGATAATATAGTTTATACAAAAGAAGGAAATTACAGTTTTTTAGAAATCTTAGAGTTTCTAAAATCAAGAGTTGGTTTACTAGATGCTGTTGTTTTAAGTGGTGGCGAAGCAAGTTTACATGACTTGGAAATTTTTTGTAAAAAGATAAAAGAGTTAGGTTTTAAAATAAAACTTGATACAAATGGAACAAATCTAAATTTAGTAAAAAATCTAATAAATAAGAGTTTAGTTGATTTTATAGCTATTGATTTTAAAGCTCCTAAATATAAATTTTCTCAAATTACAGCCACAAATTTTTATGATAAAGTAATAGAAACTATAAAATATTTAATAAAAATAGATTTTGATTTTGAACTAAGAACTACAATAAATACAAATCTTTTAGATGAAAATGATATAAATTCTATGATTGAAACTATTAGTTGTTTAGATTATAAAGGTATTTATTATTTACAGAATTTTATAGAAACCTCATCAAATATAGGAAATATCAAACAATCTAAAGTTATAAATAAAAGTCTGATAAAAAATAAAACTCTAACTATTCAATACAGAAACTAA
- the nrdD gene encoding anaerobic ribonucleoside-triphosphate reductase, producing MTNSELLEKNSQKRTKCIVYTRVMGYHRPVESFNIGKKGEHKQRVKFTESKTNL from the coding sequence ATGACAAATTCAGAATTGCTTGAGAAAAATAGCCAAAAAAGAACTAAATGTATAGTATATACTAGGGTTATGGGCTATCATAGACCAGTTGAAAGCTTTAATATAGGAAAAAAAGGTGAACACAAACAAAGAGTTAAATTTACTGAATCAAAAACTAATTTATGA
- a CDS encoding ribonucleoside triphosphate reductase: protein MIVDILKRDGTKQKFESYKIEDAIKKAFKSVNTKFDISVFFNVLFELKCKRVVAVEDIQDIIEKELYKARYFEVMKSFILYRHLHKIQREHVLQLNSDTTYINSTQTIEEYINGSDWRIKANSNTGYSHAGLINNSAGKIIANYWLDKVYTKEQGYAHRNGDYHIHDLDCLSGYCAGWSLRVLLDEGFNQVRGRVESDAPNHFREALGQMANFLGILQSEWAGAQAFSSFDTYLAPYVFKDKLEYKEIKKAIRSFIYNLNVPARWGQSPFTNITIDWTVPSDLKEQIPTRNQEHLFKNFYDEELFLEIQKRGLTSFEQLTYKDFQKEMNLINKAYYEVMTQGDKTGQPFTFPIPTVNITEDFDWYGENTDLLFENTAKIGSSYFQNFIGSQYTKDEKGNLIQNEQAYKPGHVRSMCCRLQLDLRELLKRGGGLFGSAEMTGSIGVVTINMARLGYLYKNDINALLKRLEELMDLAKESLETKRKFINSMYERGLYPYTKRYLKNFNNHFSTIGVNGMNEMLKNYFGENIDISTKIGNQFCIEILDFMRDKMIKYQEETGNLYNLEATPAEGTTYRFAKEDKKRYKDIIQAGFDKNIYYTNSSQLPVDFTEDPFEALELQDELQCKYTGGTVLHLYMREKVSSVEACRKFVKNVISNFRLPYITITPVFSICEIHGYIEGEHEFCPKCDEEILKKELKDDKFRIA, encoded by the coding sequence ATGATAGTTGATATATTAAAAAGAGATGGTACAAAACAAAAATTTGAATCATATAAAATTGAAGATGCAATAAAAAAAGCATTTAAGAGTGTAAATACAAAGTTTGATATTTCTGTATTCTTTAATGTTTTATTTGAACTAAAATGCAAAAGAGTAGTTGCTGTTGAAGATATTCAAGATATTATAGAAAAAGAGCTTTATAAAGCTAGATATTTTGAAGTTATGAAATCTTTTATACTTTATAGACATTTACATAAAATCCAAAGGGAACATGTTTTACAGTTAAATAGTGATACAACTTATATTAACTCAACACAAACCATAGAAGAGTACATAAATGGAAGTGATTGGAGAATAAAAGCAAATTCAAATACTGGATATTCTCACGCTGGACTTATAAATAATAGTGCAGGGAAGATTATTGCAAACTATTGGCTTGATAAAGTTTATACAAAAGAGCAAGGATATGCTCACAGAAATGGTGATTATCATATACATGATTTAGATTGTTTAAGTGGTTATTGTGCGGGTTGGAGTTTGAGAGTTTTACTTGATGAAGGATTTAATCAAGTAAGAGGAAGGGTTGAAAGTGATGCTCCAAACCATTTTAGAGAAGCTTTAGGTCAAATGGCAAATTTTTTAGGAATACTTCAAAGTGAATGGGCAGGAGCTCAAGCTTTTAGCTCTTTTGATACCTATCTTGCACCTTATGTTTTCAAAGATAAACTTGAATATAAAGAGATAAAAAAAGCAATTAGAAGTTTTATCTATAATCTTAATGTTCCAGCAAGGTGGGGACAAAGTCCTTTTACAAATATCACTATTGATTGGACTGTTCCAAGTGATTTGAAAGAGCAAATTCCAACAAGAAATCAAGAACATCTGTTTAAAAATTTTTATGATGAAGAGCTTTTTTTAGAGATTCAAAAAAGAGGTTTAACTTCATTTGAACAATTAACTTACAAAGATTTTCAAAAAGAGATGAATTTAATAAATAAAGCCTATTATGAAGTAATGACACAAGGTGATAAAACAGGACAACCTTTTACTTTTCCAATACCAACAGTTAATATAACTGAAGATTTTGATTGGTATGGAGAAAATACAGATTTACTTTTTGAAAATACCGCAAAAATAGGAAGTTCTTATTTTCAAAATTTCATAGGAAGTCAATATACAAAAGATGAAAAAGGAAATTTGATACAAAACGAACAAGCCTATAAACCAGGACATGTAAGAAGTATGTGTTGCAGATTACAACTTGATTTGCGAGAACTTCTAAAACGAGGTGGAGGTCTATTTGGAAGTGCAGAAATGACTGGAAGTATTGGTGTTGTAACTATTAATATGGCAAGACTTGGGTACTTATATAAAAATGATATAAATGCTTTGTTAAAAAGATTAGAAGAGTTAATGGATTTAGCAAAAGAGAGTTTAGAAACAAAACGAAAATTTATAAATAGTATGTATGAAAGAGGTCTTTATCCTTATACAAAAAGATATTTAAAAAATTTTAATAACCATTTTTCAACTATTGGAGTAAATGGTATGAATGAGATGTTAAAAAACTATTTTGGAGAAAATATTGATATTTCAACAAAAATAGGAAATCAATTTTGTATCGAAATATTAGATTTTATGAGAGATAAAATGATTAAATATCAAGAAGAGACAGGAAATTTATATAATCTTGAAGCAACACCAGCAGAAGGAACTACTTATAGATTTGCAAAAGAGGATAAAAAAAGATACAAAGATATTATTCAAGCTGGCTTTGATAAAAATATTTATTATACCAACTCTTCTCAACTTCCAGTTGATTTCACAGAAGACCCATTTGAAGCTTTGGAATTACAAGATGAATTACAATGCAAATATACAGGTGGAACAGTTCTTCATCTTTATATGAGAGAAAAAGTTTCATCAGTTGAAGCTTGTAGAAAATTTGTAAAAAATGTAATCTCAAATTTTAGATTGCCATATATCACTATAACTCCTGTATTTTCTATTTGTGAAATTCATGGATATATAGAAGGTGAACATGAGTTTTGTCCAAAATGCGATGAAGAGATTTTAAAAAAGGAGTTAAAAGATGACAAATTCAGAATTGCTTGA